One stretch of Pirellulales bacterium DNA includes these proteins:
- a CDS encoding recombinase family protein: protein MNVVLWARVSSREQREGYSLDAQLRLSRERAQSHGWHIVREFVVAESAKRGAERLVFNEMLAWVKSQSKREKIQAILSHKLDRVCRNMRDAVRLQELEDACGVHLAFVDNQFGPGAAGALSFNVMAAVAQYYSDNLRSEVLKGMDEKVRQGWPTGLAPFGYLNVDNSEEPVQPHPERSQTLVRIFELYASGAHTLKTLADQLEREGHVFRQSQPRFNRTALSWILSNHFYIGELQRNGQIFEGRYQRLIDRTTFDICQDILNGRNRRTGAPQHPFAGGLFRCAHCGQSITGERIRRKLRGGAIREHIYYRCANNNPGPSHPKVRWKAEDLEEAIVADLDMMRLASPEIAAWMRTELSAATADLTASRRRQGSLLAKRKSELAAMQNRLLNAYLAGTVDEEVYKSKHHELNTEAAKAAEALARLGDVDPVREQSVLKLFDWTQRAAEVWRRSNSAVRREILDTLCLNRMLSDVNLITQKRKPFDLFAKGLETKNSRGDRI from the coding sequence ATGAATGTGGTTTTATGGGCCAGAGTTTCTTCCCGAGAACAACGGGAAGGATATTCGCTCGACGCTCAGCTTCGCTTGAGCCGCGAACGGGCGCAGTCCCATGGCTGGCACATCGTTCGCGAATTCGTAGTCGCCGAATCGGCCAAGCGTGGGGCGGAACGGCTGGTCTTCAATGAGATGCTGGCGTGGGTGAAGTCTCAATCGAAGCGAGAGAAGATCCAGGCAATTCTGAGCCACAAACTCGACCGCGTATGTCGGAACATGCGGGATGCTGTGCGCCTGCAAGAATTGGAAGATGCCTGCGGCGTTCATCTGGCCTTCGTCGACAATCAATTTGGGCCCGGCGCTGCAGGTGCACTTTCCTTCAACGTAATGGCCGCCGTCGCGCAGTACTACAGTGACAACCTACGGTCCGAAGTACTGAAAGGCATGGACGAGAAGGTTCGCCAGGGATGGCCCACGGGCCTAGCGCCATTTGGCTATCTCAATGTGGACAACTCCGAGGAACCCGTCCAGCCGCACCCAGAGAGGTCTCAAACGTTAGTGCGCATCTTCGAACTTTACGCATCCGGTGCTCACACGCTAAAAACCCTCGCCGACCAGCTTGAACGCGAAGGCCACGTATTTCGCCAGAGTCAGCCGCGCTTTAATCGCACGGCATTGTCTTGGATATTAAGCAACCACTTTTACATCGGCGAGTTGCAACGCAATGGCCAAATCTTTGAGGGGCGCTATCAACGGCTCATTGATCGGACGACCTTCGACATCTGCCAGGACATCCTTAATGGTCGAAATCGCCGAACTGGGGCTCCCCAGCATCCATTCGCCGGCGGCTTGTTCAGATGTGCCCACTGCGGGCAATCGATTACCGGTGAACGTATCCGTCGTAAGCTAAGAGGAGGCGCGATCCGAGAACATATTTATTATCGCTGCGCGAATAACAACCCTGGCCCAAGTCATCCGAAAGTCCGCTGGAAGGCCGAAGATCTCGAGGAGGCCATTGTCGCGGACTTGGACATGATGCGTTTGGCATCACCCGAGATCGCGGCTTGGATGCGCACGGAGCTGAGCGCCGCAACAGCCGATCTGACGGCGTCGCGACGACGGCAAGGTAGCTTGTTGGCCAAACGAAAGAGCGAATTGGCAGCCATGCAAAATCGGCTGCTAAATGCGTACCTCGCGGGCACTGTCGACGAGGAAGTCTATAAGAGCAAACATCATGAGCTAAATACTGAGGCTGCCAAGGCGGCTGAAGCCTTGGCTCGACTGGGGGATGTCGACCCCGTTCGCGAACAATCCGTCCTGAAGCTATTCGATTGGACGCAGCGAGCGGCGGAAGTGTGGCGTCGTTCAAACAGTGCTGTTCGGCGAGAGATCCTTGATACGCTCTGTTTGAACCGTATGTTGAGCGACGTAAACCTAATCACTCAAAAGAGAAAGCCCTTCGACCTTTTCGCCAAAGGGCTCGAAACGAAGAATAGTCGGGGCGACAGGATTTGA